A stretch of the Agrobacterium fabrum str. C58 genome encodes the following:
- a CDS encoding alpha/beta fold hydrolase: MGFVTTKDGTEIFYKDWGPKDAQPIVFHHGWPLSSDDWDAQMLFFLSKGYRVVAHDRRGHGRSAQVADGHDMDHYAADAFAVVQALDLKNAVHIGHSTGGGEVARYVAKHGQKAGRVAKAVLVSAVPPLMVKTTANPEGLPIEVFDGFRSALAANRAQFFRDVPAGPFYGFNRDGAKVQEGVIQNWWRQGMMGGAKAHYDGIKAFSETDQTEDLTAITVPTLVLHGEDDQIVPIADAARKSIKLLKNGQIKTYPGFSHGMLTVNADVLNQDLLAFIKG; this comes from the coding sequence ATGGGCTTCGTAACAACCAAGGACGGCACTGAAATCTTTTACAAGGACTGGGGTCCAAAAGACGCCCAGCCGATCGTCTTCCACCACGGCTGGCCGCTGTCGTCGGACGATTGGGACGCGCAGATGCTGTTCTTCCTCTCGAAGGGCTATCGCGTCGTCGCCCACGACAGGCGTGGCCATGGCCGCTCTGCCCAGGTCGCCGATGGTCACGATATGGATCATTATGCCGCCGACGCCTTCGCAGTCGTCCAGGCACTAGACCTGAAGAACGCCGTGCATATCGGCCACTCCACCGGCGGCGGTGAAGTCGCCCGCTATGTCGCAAAACACGGCCAGAAGGCCGGTCGCGTTGCCAAGGCTGTCCTCGTCTCGGCCGTTCCGCCGCTGATGGTCAAGACCACGGCCAACCCTGAGGGTCTGCCAATCGAAGTCTTCGATGGTTTCCGCTCGGCACTTGCCGCCAACCGCGCTCAATTCTTCCGTGATGTTCCGGCCGGCCCGTTCTATGGCTTCAACCGGGATGGCGCCAAGGTGCAGGAGGGCGTGATCCAGAATTGGTGGCGCCAGGGCATGATGGGCGGCGCAAAGGCTCATTATGACGGCATCAAGGCCTTTTCCGAAACCGATCAGACGGAAGACCTGACGGCGATCACCGTGCCGACGCTCGTCTTGCACGGCGAAGACGACCAGATCGTGCCGATCGCTGATGCCGCCAGGAAGTCGATCAAGCTTCTGAAGAACGGTCAGATCAAGACCTATCCGGGCTTCTCGCACGGCATGCTCACCGTCAACGCCGACGTTCTCAATCAGGACCTGCTAGCCTTCATCAAGGGCTGA
- a CDS encoding GlxA family transcriptional regulator, with protein MTLSEAKVAKRKEADFIEVGLLVYPNCQLAAVYGLTDLFRVASEWSTDLQVPTSLRSIRVSYWKIENGDVSCSWDSHPGIPHSLSYVISPPSIIMPEKMQNMSPASQWLASQHARGVTVCSICAGAFVLAETGLMDGRRATTHWAFAERLAEQFPSIDVLPDNMIIDDGDVITAGGILAWADLGLLLVEKLLGQTVMLETARFLVVDPPRRSQSRYKAFLPRFDHGDKEVLQVQHQFHATPEMQKSIGELAESVRLSERTLQRRFFRATRLKLTEYLQNVRIMKARQLLETTNGSVESIAYAVGYIDPAAFRKIFGRLTGAKPNVYRGDTRLKSSTN; from the coding sequence ATGACTTTATCCGAGGCAAAAGTGGCAAAACGCAAAGAAGCTGATTTCATCGAGGTGGGGTTACTGGTCTACCCGAACTGCCAGTTGGCTGCCGTCTACGGATTGACCGATCTGTTTCGCGTCGCCAGCGAATGGTCGACGGATCTGCAGGTGCCGACAAGCCTTCGCAGCATCCGCGTCAGTTACTGGAAGATAGAGAATGGGGATGTGTCATGCTCATGGGATTCACACCCTGGAATCCCGCACTCGCTGAGCTACGTTATCTCGCCACCGAGCATCATCATGCCGGAGAAAATGCAGAACATGAGCCCCGCCTCGCAATGGCTCGCGTCTCAGCACGCGCGCGGCGTCACCGTCTGCTCTATATGTGCTGGAGCGTTTGTCCTCGCCGAAACCGGCCTGATGGATGGTAGGCGCGCCACAACGCACTGGGCCTTTGCCGAAAGGCTTGCCGAACAGTTTCCCAGTATTGACGTCTTGCCTGATAATATGATCATCGACGATGGTGACGTAATCACCGCCGGCGGCATTCTCGCCTGGGCGGATCTGGGTCTGCTCCTTGTCGAGAAGCTGCTTGGACAGACCGTAATGCTTGAGACGGCACGCTTTCTCGTCGTCGATCCGCCGCGTCGCAGTCAAAGCCGGTACAAGGCTTTTCTTCCGCGCTTCGATCACGGCGACAAAGAGGTGCTGCAGGTCCAGCACCAGTTCCATGCGACACCGGAGATGCAAAAGTCGATTGGCGAGTTGGCGGAGAGCGTGCGTCTTTCAGAACGGACACTTCAGCGCCGCTTTTTCCGAGCGACACGGCTGAAACTGACCGAATATCTGCAGAACGTTCGCATCATGAAGGCGCGACAGTTGCTCGAGACGACGAATGGTTCGGTCGAGAGCATCGCATATGCAGTGGGTTATATTGATCCGGCCGCATTCCGAAAAATATTTGGCCGACTGACGGGCGCGAAACCGAATGTTTATCGCGGTGATACACGACTCAAATCATCGACAAATTGA
- a CDS encoding SDR family oxidoreductase, whose protein sequence is MDRLKSKRALITGGTSGIGLETARQFISEGARVAVTGTNPETLDAARRELGPSALVIKADAADVDGQKVVAETIREAFGGLDVVFINAGVALLKPLEAWDEKGFDRVFNINVKGPYFLLQALLPILANPASIVLNTSVNAHIGMPNSSVYAASKAALQSFIRTLSGELIARGIRLNAVSPGPISTPLYGKLGFTETDLKNVAESIQNLVPAGRFGEPSEIAKAVVFLASDEAAYTVGSEIMIDGGMGTL, encoded by the coding sequence ATGGATAGGCTCAAAAGCAAGCGGGCGCTCATCACCGGTGGCACCAGCGGCATCGGACTTGAGACAGCACGTCAATTTATCAGTGAGGGTGCACGGGTAGCAGTCACGGGAACCAACCCCGAGACGCTGGATGCTGCACGGCGGGAGCTTGGCCCGAGTGCATTGGTCATCAAGGCAGACGCTGCCGACGTGGATGGCCAGAAGGTCGTCGCTGAAACGATCAGGGAGGCGTTCGGGGGCCTGGACGTCGTCTTCATCAACGCAGGCGTCGCCCTTCTCAAGCCTTTGGAAGCATGGGACGAAAAAGGCTTTGATAGGGTCTTCAACATCAACGTGAAAGGTCCGTATTTTTTGCTGCAGGCACTGCTGCCGATACTGGCCAATCCGGCTTCTATCGTGCTGAACACCTCGGTAAATGCCCACATCGGCATGCCTAACTCGAGTGTCTACGCCGCCTCGAAAGCGGCACTGCAGTCATTCATCCGCACCTTGTCCGGCGAACTGATCGCGCGCGGCATCCGGCTGAATGCGGTGAGCCCAGGTCCCATCTCTACACCGCTCTATGGTAAGCTTGGTTTCACTGAGACTGACCTGAAAAATGTCGCTGAAAGCATTCAAAATCTGGTCCCGGCCGGCCGCTTTGGCGAACCGTCCGAAATTGCAAAGGCAGTAGTGTTCCTGGCATCGGACGAAGCCGCCTACACGGTCGGTAGCGAGATCATGATCGACGGTGGCATGGGCACATTGTGA
- a CDS encoding LysR family transcriptional regulator: MKLDGIASFVAVAEEGSISGAARTLRLSKSVVSERLAELERSLGATLLHRTTRRVSVTEDGVAFLERAKRILREVSEAAADLAERRGTLGGPIRIAAPVTFGRMHLGPALYPFLTANPDIEMSLELDDRRVDIASDVYDGVVRHGAVDDSRLMVWRLAPSRRVLVASEAYLAVNGTPATTTELAAHKGLFYTNRGVGDWRFLAPGGIEIVRARIGFRVNNGDMLRDAAIAGLGIALLPLFIAGPDIRDGKLRIVDVGVRPDAEFVFLAHPEGRRPSAKLRALAAHLKASFGDPPYWEDGVG; this comes from the coding sequence ATGAAACTGGATGGTATTGCGAGTTTCGTGGCTGTCGCCGAAGAGGGCTCGATCAGCGGGGCGGCACGCACGCTCAGACTGTCAAAATCGGTCGTGAGCGAACGACTGGCGGAATTGGAGCGCAGCCTCGGCGCTACTCTACTTCACCGCACGACACGTCGCGTTTCAGTGACGGAAGATGGCGTTGCCTTTCTCGAACGCGCCAAGCGAATCCTGCGAGAGGTCTCTGAGGCAGCGGCGGACTTGGCCGAGCGGCGTGGAACGCTGGGCGGTCCAATCCGCATTGCTGCGCCTGTCACCTTCGGCCGGATGCACCTGGGACCGGCTCTGTATCCGTTCCTGACTGCCAATCCCGATATCGAGATGTCGCTCGAACTCGACGATCGGCGCGTCGATATTGCATCAGACGTTTACGATGGTGTCGTGCGCCATGGGGCGGTTGACGATTCGAGACTGATGGTCTGGCGTTTAGCGCCAAGCCGCCGTGTGTTGGTGGCCTCCGAAGCCTATCTGGCGGTCAACGGGACACCCGCAACGACTACGGAACTCGCCGCCCATAAGGGTCTGTTTTACACGAACCGAGGTGTTGGGGATTGGCGTTTCCTTGCGCCTGGAGGCATTGAAATCGTTCGTGCACGCATTGGATTCAGAGTGAACAACGGCGACATGCTGCGAGATGCGGCAATCGCCGGTCTTGGCATCGCACTCCTTCCGCTCTTCATCGCAGGACCGGATATTCGCGATGGGAAGCTTAGGATCGTCGATGTCGGCGTTCGGCCGGACGCGGAATTCGTCTTTCTAGCGCACCCCGAGGGCCGTCGTCCTTCGGCAAAATTGCGCGCACTTGCGGCTCACTTGAAAGCGTCGTTCGGCGACCCGCCCTATTGGGAGGACGGCGTGGGTTGA